A part of Paenibacillus sp. sptzw28 genomic DNA contains:
- a CDS encoding universal stress protein codes for MQFAHILVAYDGSLSSVKALETAVRLVEDKQAERLTVVHVYSIPYMAVADSIVTVPNSIQMDWLERVKILLADAGKQIAHLPYAHTAVLEGSPAEAILQYTEENGCDLIVIGSRGLSSLREFMMGSVSHNVAQHSKVPVMIIK; via the coding sequence ATGCAGTTTGCCCATATACTCGTTGCCTACGACGGATCTTTATCCTCAGTGAAAGCGTTGGAAACCGCCGTCCGTTTAGTTGAAGACAAACAGGCCGAGAGGTTGACTGTCGTGCATGTTTACAGCATACCGTACATGGCCGTCGCCGATTCAATTGTAACCGTTCCTAATTCGATCCAAATGGATTGGCTCGAACGGGTGAAGATACTGCTTGCGGATGCGGGCAAACAAATCGCCCATTTACCTTATGCGCATACAGCGGTTTTGGAAGGCAGCCCGGCAGAAGCCATTCTGCAGTATACCGAAGAGAACGGCTGCGATTTAATCGTAATAGGAAGCCGCGGGCTGAGTTCGCTGCGCGAATTTATGATGGGAAGCGTCAGCCATAATGTGGCGCAGCATTCGAAGGTACCGGTAATGATTATAAAATAA
- a CDS encoding GNAT family N-acetyltransferase — protein sequence MNVPRSPHTNRYFITPLSAKLAEELCSWRYEPPFDFYNWSSWEVMLQLGLEFGDSEIRNRQYAAVVDSDGSFIGFAQFFPLLGVTRIGLGMRPDLCGQGFGLRFVQTIVLEAIRRAPQDVIDLEVHVWNLRAIRTYEKAGFVITDTYTRRTANGPVDVHCMTYAPKPMDAS from the coding sequence ATGAACGTCCCGCGCAGTCCTCATACAAATCGCTATTTTATTACGCCTCTATCGGCAAAGTTGGCCGAAGAGCTTTGCAGCTGGCGTTATGAACCGCCCTTTGACTTCTATAATTGGTCCTCCTGGGAAGTAATGCTGCAGCTTGGCCTCGAATTTGGCGATTCGGAAATCCGCAACCGGCAGTATGCGGCCGTCGTTGATTCAGACGGTAGTTTCATCGGTTTCGCCCAATTTTTCCCGCTGCTTGGCGTTACCCGGATCGGTCTGGGGATGCGCCCCGACTTGTGCGGACAAGGGTTCGGTCTGCGATTCGTCCAAACGATTGTTCTGGAAGCGATCCGCCGCGCCCCTCAAGACGTGATCGATCTTGAGGTTCACGTCTGGAACCTGCGTGCGATTCGCACATATGAGAAGGCAGGCTTTGTCATAACCGATACCTATACCAGGCGTACGGCGAACGGCCCCGTTGACGTTCACTGCATGACTTATGCACCTAAGCCCATGGACGCGTCTTAA
- a CDS encoding DUF378 domain-containing protein has protein sequence MKILNIVSLIILIIGGLNWLLIGLFEYDVVSEIFDGSDSVGAKIVFIIVGLSALYALSFFPKVTAEE, from the coding sequence GTGAAGATTTTGAACATCGTCAGCTTAATTATCCTCATCATCGGCGGTTTGAACTGGCTTCTGATCGGTCTTTTCGAGTATGATGTGGTTTCGGAAATTTTTGACGGCTCGGATTCGGTCGGCGCTAAGATTGTGTTCATTATCGTGGGGTTGTCAGCGCTCTATGCATTATCGTTCTTTCCCAAGGTTACCGCAGAAGAATAA
- a CDS encoding EAL domain-containing protein, translating to MTEVCGLSWSNEEESIGALIPYYQPVLALDTRRIMGYEALGRIRTSQGVRSLGPFFEDKTVSKLEQLRVDRLLREQALAKFAKEGPDFGQPLLFLNLKPSWIFQTYEETGELPTLRLMEKYGIDPRRIVIEITEESFLQSMEQLRTVVDVYRKQGCLIAIDDVGSGFSNMDRIAHIQPQILKIDIHMLQKSEMHSGYYGVLRSFSTLADQIGASLLVEGVETEQDLQRAIEIGARYVQGYLFAPAEAELRPSFCFAGILEAELERRRKSMIESERFWCAKAEWLRDMVEKAWQGACGGGLPEMTEDAFIEELLPALEASCIRVYLCREDGIQMSSNYHREGGGVWCRESEYRGLNWSWRPYFIPNLVELEGGPRATVSRTYTDLDSFDRIRTVSVPVGGQCLLFVDLIEPDGER from the coding sequence ATGACGGAAGTATGCGGCTTATCTTGGTCAAATGAGGAGGAATCGATCGGAGCGCTAATCCCTTACTATCAGCCGGTGCTTGCGCTGGATACCCGGCGTATCATGGGTTATGAGGCGCTTGGTCGTATTCGGACAAGCCAGGGCGTGCGCAGCCTTGGACCGTTTTTTGAGGATAAGACCGTTTCAAAACTTGAGCAGTTACGAGTGGACCGGCTGCTTCGGGAGCAAGCGTTGGCCAAATTCGCCAAGGAAGGACCGGATTTCGGCCAGCCCCTTCTTTTTCTGAATTTAAAGCCCTCCTGGATTTTCCAGACTTACGAGGAGACGGGAGAGCTGCCGACGCTGCGCTTAATGGAGAAGTATGGTATCGACCCGCGGCGAATTGTCATTGAAATTACAGAGGAATCGTTTCTTCAGTCGATGGAACAGCTTCGTACAGTAGTGGATGTGTACCGCAAGCAGGGGTGCTTGATTGCGATTGACGATGTGGGAAGCGGGTTCAGCAATATGGACCGGATAGCCCATATTCAGCCGCAAATATTGAAAATCGACATACATATGCTGCAAAAAAGCGAGATGCACAGCGGTTATTACGGGGTGCTCCGGTCGTTCTCGACATTAGCGGATCAAATCGGCGCGTCCCTTCTTGTCGAAGGGGTCGAGACAGAGCAGGATTTGCAGAGAGCGATTGAAATCGGCGCCAGATATGTGCAGGGTTACTTGTTTGCGCCGGCCGAAGCGGAATTACGCCCTTCCTTCTGCTTCGCGGGAATTCTTGAAGCGGAACTTGAACGGCGGCGCAAGAGCATGATTGAATCCGAAAGATTTTGGTGCGCGAAGGCCGAGTGGCTGCGTGATATGGTAGAAAAGGCATGGCAGGGAGCTTGCGGCGGAGGTCTCCCGGAAATGACAGAGGATGCGTTTATCGAGGAGCTGCTGCCGGCACTTGAAGCCTCGTGCATTCGTGTCTACTTATGCCGGGAAGACGGGATACAGATGTCCTCCAACTACCACCGTGAAGGCGGCGGCGTCTGGTGCCGGGAATCGGAGTATCGCGGACTTAACTGGAGCTGGCGGCCGTATTTTATTCCGAATCTGGTCGAGCTCGAAGGAGGGCCCCGCGCGACGGTATCGCGAACCTACACCGATCTTGACTCCTTTGACCGCATTCGAACGGTTTCGGTACCGGTTGGTGGACAGTGCTTACTATTTGTCGATTTGATCGAACCGGACGGGGAGAGATGA
- a CDS encoding 4a-hydroxytetrahydrobiopterin dehydratase, whose translation MAKVEKLSAPDADKAIAGIEGWIREDEKWMQGSYRFAAFMDAVAFVGEVAAIAEEMNHHPFIAIDYKKVTLRLTSWNAGGLTELDMQSAQRYNEAYHRFRVK comes from the coding sequence ATGGCCAAGGTGGAAAAGCTGAGTGCCCCCGATGCGGATAAGGCGATCGCCGGAATCGAAGGCTGGATTCGCGAGGATGAGAAATGGATGCAGGGCAGCTACCGGTTTGCTGCTTTCATGGATGCAGTCGCATTCGTCGGGGAGGTTGCCGCCATTGCAGAGGAGATGAACCATCATCCCTTCATCGCGATCGATTACAAGAAGGTGACACTGCGGCTAACCTCGTGGAACGCAGGCGGTTTGACCGAGCTGGATATGCAATCGGCGCAGCGTTATAACGAAGCTTATCATAGGTTTCGCGTGAAATAA
- the motA gene encoding flagellar motor stator protein MotA, protein MEKSTIIGIALGLVAVLLGMALKGAPISNLANPAAFIIIIVGTAASLFIGFPMAELKKFPQLIKMIFVTQKLLPREELIALFMEWASITRREGLLALETHVDEIQDPFLRNGMRMIIDGNDQDLVRDVLLEDISATEERHRAGALIFSQAGMYAPTLGVLGAVIGLIAALADMSDMAKLAHAIAAAFVATLLGIFTGYVLWHPISNKLKRLSKRELELRLMMVEGLLSIQSGVSTIAINQKLSVFLTPTERLRMNEKGAEDA, encoded by the coding sequence ATGGAGAAATCAACTATTATTGGAATTGCACTCGGACTCGTGGCCGTATTGCTGGGAATGGCGCTCAAGGGAGCGCCAATCAGCAATCTTGCCAACCCGGCGGCGTTTATCATCATCATTGTCGGAACGGCGGCCTCTCTGTTTATCGGATTTCCGATGGCCGAGCTCAAGAAATTCCCGCAGCTGATCAAGATGATCTTCGTAACGCAAAAACTGCTTCCGCGCGAGGAGCTAATCGCTTTATTCATGGAATGGGCTTCCATTACGCGCCGCGAAGGTCTTCTTGCGCTGGAAACGCATGTGGATGAAATTCAAGATCCGTTTCTTCGTAACGGGATGCGAATGATTATAGATGGCAACGACCAGGATCTTGTGCGGGACGTTCTGCTGGAGGACATATCCGCCACCGAAGAGCGCCATCGTGCCGGCGCACTGATTTTCTCCCAGGCCGGTATGTATGCGCCGACGCTCGGGGTCCTTGGGGCCGTAATCGGTCTAATCGCCGCGCTTGCGGATATGAGTGACATGGCGAAGCTGGCGCATGCCATCGCTGCGGCTTTCGTCGCCACATTGCTGGGTATTTTTACCGGTTACGTGTTGTGGCATCCGATTTCCAACAAGCTTAAACGTCTCTCCAAACGGGAACTGGAACTTCGCCTCATGATGGTAGAGGGACTTCTCTCGATCCAATCCGGCGTCTCGACGATCGCAATTAACCAGAAGCTATCCGTCTTTCTGACACCGACCGAGCGGTTGAGAATGAACGAGAAGGGAGCGGAGGACGCTTGA
- the motB gene encoding flagellar motor protein MotB, with translation MSKKHKKEHHEEHADETWLIPYADLLTLLLALFIVLYAMSSVDSKKFEDMSKAFNIAFSTGVGVLDNTTVVTNGQQMDNENKNNRRPDDSTNQDDLKALMKKEQEDLEKLKRQIDKYIQTNGLTTQLETKLNQSQLTITISDNALFPSGSASVKPEARKLALAIANILQQYPGYEIVVAGHTDNEPISTSEFQSNWDLSSSRAIRFMDVLLSNKKLDPKLFSAIGYGEYRPVDSNNTALGRSKNRRVEVSIMRKFVDLAKAQQVPATP, from the coding sequence TTGAGCAAAAAGCATAAGAAAGAACATCATGAAGAACATGCCGACGAAACATGGCTCATCCCTTATGCCGACCTGCTTACGCTGCTGCTGGCCTTGTTTATCGTATTGTATGCAATGAGCTCGGTAGATTCCAAGAAATTCGAGGATATGAGCAAAGCGTTTAATATTGCGTTCAGTACCGGCGTGGGCGTGCTGGATAATACGACCGTTGTAACTAACGGACAGCAAATGGACAATGAGAACAAGAATAACCGCCGTCCGGATGACTCGACGAATCAAGACGATCTCAAAGCGCTTATGAAGAAAGAACAAGAGGATCTGGAGAAGCTCAAGCGGCAAATTGATAAATATATTCAAACGAACGGCCTAACTACACAACTCGAGACGAAGCTCAATCAATCACAGCTCACGATCACAATAAGCGACAATGCTTTATTCCCATCGGGAAGTGCTAGTGTCAAGCCCGAGGCCCGTAAGCTTGCGTTAGCAATTGCCAATATACTGCAGCAGTACCCGGGTTATGAAATCGTAGTTGCAGGACATACGGACAATGAACCGATTTCGACTTCCGAGTTCCAATCCAATTGGGACCTTAGCTCCTCACGCGCGATCCGCTTTATGGATGTATTGCTTTCGAACAAGAAGCTTGATCCGAAACTATTCAGCGCAATCGGGTACGGTGAATACCGTCCGGTGGATTCGAACAATACCGCACTCGGCCGATCGAAGAACCGCCGCGTAGAGGTATCCATTATGCGGAAATTTGTCGATCTGGCGAAAGCTCAGCAAGTTCCGGCAACACCGTAA
- the rluF gene encoding 23S rRNA pseudouridine(2604) synthase RluF, with the protein MRINKFISETGFCSRREADKLVETGRVTINGNVAELGSQAELEDDVRVDGKPIGEHKGHVYIALNKPIGITSTTESQVEGNIVDYIGHSERIFPIGRLDKDSEGLILLTNDGDIVNRILRAEGRHEKEYIVTVDRPITPRFVKAMSEGVRILGSMTLPCKVTKEADRVFRIVLTEGKNRQIRRMCQTFGYNVRRLRRVRIMNIHLGGLANGKWRDLTNDELQELFALLDG; encoded by the coding sequence TTGAGGATTAACAAATTTATCAGCGAAACCGGATTTTGCTCCAGACGGGAAGCAGACAAGCTCGTAGAGACCGGTCGTGTGACGATTAACGGCAATGTAGCCGAGCTGGGCAGCCAGGCAGAGCTTGAAGACGACGTGCGAGTGGATGGTAAGCCTATTGGGGAGCATAAAGGTCACGTCTACATTGCTCTGAACAAGCCGATCGGCATCACGAGCACCACGGAGTCTCAGGTCGAAGGCAATATAGTCGATTACATCGGTCATTCGGAGCGGATTTTCCCGATCGGCCGCTTGGACAAAGATTCGGAAGGACTTATTTTGCTCACAAACGATGGGGATATCGTAAACCGGATATTGAGGGCGGAAGGCAGGCATGAGAAAGAATATATTGTCACGGTCGACCGGCCTATCACACCCCGATTTGTGAAAGCGATGAGCGAAGGGGTTCGCATTCTCGGAAGTATGACACTCCCATGTAAGGTGACGAAGGAAGCGGATCGGGTCTTCCGTATTGTACTGACAGAAGGGAAAAACAGACAAATAAGACGAATGTGTCAGACATTCGGCTATAATGTCAGACGGCTTCGCCGTGTACGTATAATGAATATACATCTAGGCGGCCTGGCAAACGGCAAGTGGCGTGATTTGACGAACGATGAGCTTCAGGAGCTGTTTGCGCTTCTGGATGGGTAA
- a CDS encoding NAD(P)H-binding protein — protein sequence MGLEHAHLSGRESTAHANAMGLEDVRILVVGATGLVGSELVRQLLADKRCKELIVLARRPLDIAGGDKGRTFDKLRVLVADFDRIEEALSGVRVDVVLCALGTTIKKAKTRDAFYKVDCSYPVAVAEWAKRTGVVKMVVVSAMGAKASSRIFYNRVKGEMEEKLASIGVAELHIFRPSLLLGARDEFRFGEQVAIRTAPILKRLMIGPLRAYQPIKAGDVAAAMRTASFIGPPQGKTSIVRIYENEEIAAIAAQDTVNSAG from the coding sequence ATGGGTCTTGAGCATGCGCACTTATCCGGCAGGGAAAGCACGGCGCACGCCAATGCGATGGGGTTGGAAGACGTCCGCATACTGGTCGTTGGAGCGACTGGACTGGTCGGTTCGGAGCTGGTTCGGCAGCTTCTTGCAGATAAGCGCTGCAAGGAACTGATTGTGCTCGCACGCAGGCCATTGGATATTGCGGGCGGCGATAAAGGCAGAACATTTGATAAGCTGCGTGTCCTGGTAGCGGATTTTGACCGGATAGAAGAGGCATTATCGGGCGTGAGGGTTGATGTTGTACTCTGTGCACTCGGAACGACAATCAAGAAAGCGAAGACGCGTGATGCTTTTTATAAGGTCGATTGCAGCTATCCGGTCGCAGTTGCCGAATGGGCCAAGCGTACAGGGGTCGTAAAAATGGTTGTTGTCTCGGCAATGGGGGCTAAAGCGTCGTCCAGAATCTTTTATAATCGCGTAAAAGGAGAAATGGAAGAGAAGCTCGCATCGATCGGAGTTGCCGAGCTTCATATATTTCGTCCGTCCTTGCTTCTTGGAGCTCGAGACGAATTCCGTTTCGGCGAACAAGTGGCGATCCGAACAGCGCCGATACTTAAACGGCTCATGATCGGTCCCTTGCGTGCGTATCAGCCGATTAAAGCCGGGGATGTGGCTGCAGCCATGAGGACTGCTTCATTTATTGGCCCCCCTCAGGGTAAGACAAGTATTGTACGGATCTACGAGAACGAAGAAATCGCAGCAATTGCAGCGCAAGACACGGTAAACAGTGCGGGGTGA
- a CDS encoding sensor histidine kinase: protein MKTKLSFMISFIVFVLLVLNVVLSEYSTRVHLKADVERNMDQISQQVSILVNQNIRESELVQSVLDEKLKLLMPIAADNMRLRIDYVNDEYLAQLVKQMGVLEVDLLIRNGGNYIIRHSSDPSKVGKNIKELGSAGQAMLQELDTRPGSDETSEHVWTGPMIGHIAASGLSVGKWGFYESAADDYIISCFIENTHIGEYGQLSDENSVLSSLIAENPYIFEISGFNPALFGQASIDKIPQLTSAGEMSKYPVVFGSYNYREPGLDEQSVKEASLGNAVFRYTTIQNREIIKSFVPIQTPVPYVVGIVMDSEPLVNLIDEQRNNQISICVVLLIIVVVCSYFMSDILIRPVRSILWKVNEVSFGRFDNSIEVNRKDEFGQLAQRVNAMSKNLGIYMTKLKLAFEENRSMKEHLESFINHTTDAIHVVDLNGCITQVNQAFEQLYGYTSEEALGHSLPLVPEHLNFEEQQTLESLKSGKLLTARETVRVTKGGEWISVSITTSPIRDKHGTIRAFASITRDMTGRNKMEELLRRSEKLTTVGQLAAGVAHEIRNPLTTLRGFLQLQLETNKLNTRHIDIMLSELDRINLIVSEFLILAKPQASRFEEKDVRFILGDVISLLDSQAHLCDVVFETRFSIEPCLISCEENQLKQVFINVLKNAIEAMPSGGRVQIHVDCKGDQHVSVSIIDEGIGIPEDMISKLGDPFFTGKETGTGLGIMVSQRIIQSHQGTMDIKSKVNEGTKVTIRLPLWTDGAGTSSERHQNHVE, encoded by the coding sequence GTGAAAACGAAACTATCGTTTATGATTTCTTTCATCGTGTTTGTCCTGCTTGTCTTGAATGTCGTTTTGAGCGAATATTCGACAAGGGTCCATCTGAAGGCCGATGTCGAAAGGAATATGGATCAAATTAGCCAGCAGGTGTCCATATTAGTCAACCAAAATATTAGAGAAAGTGAATTGGTGCAATCCGTACTCGACGAGAAGCTTAAGCTTCTTATGCCTATAGCTGCAGATAACATGAGACTCCGGATCGATTATGTAAATGACGAATACCTTGCTCAGCTCGTGAAGCAAATGGGTGTGTTAGAGGTCGATTTGCTCATTCGGAACGGCGGCAACTACATAATAAGGCATTCATCCGATCCTTCGAAAGTCGGGAAGAATATTAAAGAATTGGGAAGCGCCGGTCAGGCAATGCTGCAAGAGTTAGACACCCGGCCTGGTTCAGACGAGACTTCTGAGCACGTATGGACTGGCCCGATGATCGGGCACATAGCAGCGTCGGGGCTATCCGTAGGTAAATGGGGTTTTTATGAATCTGCAGCTGATGATTACATTATTAGCTGTTTTATAGAAAACACACATATCGGCGAGTACGGACAACTAAGCGATGAAAACTCTGTGTTGTCCAGCTTAATCGCCGAAAACCCATATATTTTTGAGATTAGCGGGTTTAATCCGGCATTGTTTGGTCAAGCAAGTATTGACAAAATACCCCAATTGACAAGCGCCGGGGAGATGTCGAAATACCCTGTCGTATTTGGCAGCTACAATTACCGGGAACCGGGTTTGGATGAGCAAAGTGTGAAAGAAGCTTCACTCGGTAACGCAGTCTTTCGCTACACGACTATTCAAAACCGGGAAATCATCAAAAGTTTTGTACCGATTCAGACGCCTGTACCTTACGTTGTAGGAATTGTGATGGACAGTGAGCCGCTCGTCAATCTCATTGACGAACAACGAAATAACCAGATATCCATATGCGTTGTCCTGCTTATTATTGTTGTGGTTTGCAGTTATTTCATGTCGGATATTCTGATTCGCCCGGTCCGATCGATATTATGGAAGGTCAATGAGGTATCATTCGGTCGTTTCGATAACTCCATCGAGGTAAACCGTAAGGACGAATTCGGACAGCTTGCACAGCGCGTAAATGCGATGTCGAAGAACCTTGGTATTTATATGACCAAGCTTAAACTCGCATTCGAAGAAAACCGCTCCATGAAAGAGCATCTTGAATCCTTCATTAATCATACCACGGATGCCATTCACGTAGTCGATCTTAATGGTTGCATAACCCAAGTCAACCAAGCGTTTGAGCAGCTGTATGGCTATACTTCTGAAGAAGCGCTTGGACATTCCCTGCCGCTCGTGCCCGAACACCTGAATTTTGAAGAACAGCAAACTTTGGAATCGCTGAAATCGGGGAAACTGTTGACTGCCCGTGAGACGGTCCGGGTCACGAAAGGCGGCGAATGGATCTCCGTTAGTATTACAACATCGCCGATTCGGGACAAGCACGGCACAATCCGCGCATTCGCCAGCATCACCCGCGATATGACAGGCCGAAACAAGATGGAGGAACTGCTGCGCAGATCCGAGAAGCTTACGACTGTGGGCCAGCTCGCAGCCGGTGTCGCCCATGAAATCCGCAATCCGCTTACCACGCTGCGCGGGTTCCTGCAGCTGCAGCTGGAAACGAATAAGCTGAATACCCGGCATATCGATATCATGCTCTCTGAGCTTGACCGGATTAATTTGATCGTCAGCGAGTTTCTTATTCTGGCCAAGCCTCAGGCAAGCAGGTTTGAAGAGAAGGATGTTCGGTTCATACTGGGGGATGTCATTTCATTGCTGGACAGCCAGGCGCACCTATGCGATGTCGTGTTCGAAACAAGGTTCAGTATTGAACCGTGCCTGATTTCATGCGAAGAAAACCAACTAAAACAAGTATTCATAAACGTGCTGAAGAATGCCATTGAAGCTATGCCAAGCGGCGGGCGCGTTCAAATTCATGTCGATTGCAAAGGAGACCAGCACGTCTCCGTATCTATTATAGACGAGGGCATTGGAATTCCGGAAGATATGATATCAAAGCTCGGCGACCCATTTTTTACCGGTAAAGAGACAGGGACAGGTCTTGGTATCATGGTGAGTCAGCGAATAATTCAAAGCCATCAAGGAACGATGGATATAAAAAGCAAAGTCAATGAGGGCACCAAAGTTACCATCAGGCTCCCATTGTGGACGGATGGCGCTGGGACCTCGAGCGAACGCCATCAAAATCATGTAGAATAG
- the tadA gene encoding tRNA adenosine(34) deaminase TadA → MNYISNEDKKWMREAIVEALKAEQIGEVPIGAVIVRGGEIVGRGHNLRETSLDPTAHAEMIAIREASHRLEAWRLIDCTLYVTLEPCPMCAGAIVQSRIQKVVYGTTDPKAGCAGTLMNLLQEPRFNHETELVGGLLQEECAALLTQFFRRLRGR, encoded by the coding sequence ATGAATTATATTAGCAATGAAGACAAGAAATGGATGCGCGAGGCGATAGTTGAGGCCTTGAAAGCCGAACAAATCGGTGAAGTACCGATTGGAGCGGTCATTGTCCGAGGTGGTGAGATTGTCGGGAGAGGGCACAATTTGCGGGAGACATCCCTTGACCCTACTGCACATGCCGAAATGATTGCCATTCGGGAGGCCAGTCACAGACTGGAGGCATGGCGGCTGATTGACTGCACTTTATATGTGACGCTTGAACCATGCCCGATGTGCGCAGGGGCTATCGTCCAGAGCCGGATTCAAAAAGTAGTGTACGGCACAACTGATCCAAAAGCCGGATGCGCCGGTACATTAATGAACTTGCTTCAGGAGCCAAGGTTTAACCACGAAACCGAATTGGTCGGCGGCTTGCTCCAGGAGGAGTGTGCTGCTCTTCTTACGCAATTCTTCCGTCGGCTGAGAGGGCGGTAA
- a CDS encoding Spo0E family sporulation regulatory protein-aspartic acid phosphatase, whose product MTDKMKLLNELHALRIKLLEAAEARGSLIDPEVLAISEAADQIIVTLQEMQRRELNR is encoded by the coding sequence ATGACTGACAAAATGAAGCTGCTCAACGAGCTGCATGCGCTTCGCATAAAGCTCCTGGAAGCAGCTGAGGCGCGTGGAAGTTTGATCGATCCTGAAGTACTTGCTATTAGTGAAGCGGCCGATCAGATTATTGTGACCCTGCAGGAAATGCAGAGACGAGAGTTAAATCGATAG
- a CDS encoding AraC family transcriptional regulator, translated as MTEVTRRLWKDLMSSTRIQLWIAEHTKVTESWKDIDFIPDFNRFYLIEEGNGFIRIGDTEMYPTGRQLVLMPAGIRQSYSTINDNTYSKYWCHFSATVGDIRLFDVMETPYVLTIASEHEWNAWVSLFRSLKENSHNDTIASSFRVNALLMEIVASFVEQIGEVKFNRTSVVVDKIHTVIQYMEQRFGEPLTIDELAKLIHYHPNYFIQVFKQFTGRSPIQYLNHLRLERAKQWLTATDLSVSEIAERVGMTLFYFSRLFKENSGFTPSGYRQISRTAL; from the coding sequence ATGACAGAGGTTACCCGCCGGTTGTGGAAAGACTTAATGTCTTCCACCCGAATTCAGCTGTGGATTGCCGAACATACGAAAGTAACGGAATCATGGAAGGATATCGATTTTATACCGGATTTTAATCGGTTCTATTTGATCGAGGAAGGCAATGGCTTTATACGGATCGGTGATACCGAGATGTATCCGACCGGGAGACAGCTTGTCCTTATGCCCGCGGGAATCCGACAAAGCTACTCCACAATAAATGATAATACATACAGCAAATACTGGTGCCATTTTTCGGCGACAGTGGGCGACATCCGTCTTTTTGACGTTATGGAGACACCTTATGTTCTGACTATTGCAAGCGAGCACGAGTGGAACGCCTGGGTATCGCTATTCCGGTCACTGAAAGAAAATTCACACAATGACACGATTGCCTCCAGTTTTCGTGTCAACGCCCTGCTGATGGAAATCGTGGCCAGCTTCGTCGAGCAAATCGGCGAGGTCAAGTTCAACCGGACATCGGTTGTCGTCGATAAAATCCATACCGTCATCCAGTACATGGAACAACGGTTCGGGGAACCCTTGACGATAGATGAGCTGGCGAAGCTGATTCATTATCATCCCAATTATTTCATACAGGTCTTTAAGCAATTTACCGGCCGGTCCCCCATTCAGTATTTAAACCATTTGCGCCTGGAACGGGCAAAACAATGGCTCACCGCTACAGATCTGTCCGTCTCGGAAATAGCGGAGCGTGTAGGGATGACACTGTTTTATTTCTCCCGTCTATTTAAAGAGAATAGCGGTTTTACACCATCCGGATACCGCCAAATCAGTAGAACTGCGCTTTGA
- a CDS encoding accessory gene regulator ArgB-like protein — protein sequence MIERFAERLAFSINHHAQDSSSSVKVLTYGIIMLLDFLFILVLSLTIGALTGKFIETAIGMGCFLLLRSISGGYHFNTSMSCILFSTFVSVTIPHVALSSGVTLILYVISILLFVIYSPSNLQNQSRIPSKYYPALKWISVGIVVASFLPTMEVVTLAIFIQALSLVRFNRKGGETNAKGNC from the coding sequence ATGATTGAACGGTTTGCGGAAAGACTCGCTTTCTCGATAAACCATCATGCTCAAGACTCCTCCTCCAGCGTAAAAGTATTAACTTATGGGATCATAATGCTGCTTGATTTTCTCTTCATACTTGTTCTGTCTTTAACTATAGGCGCTCTGACAGGGAAATTTATCGAGACTGCGATTGGAATGGGTTGTTTTCTGCTTCTGAGATCGATTTCCGGGGGGTATCATTTCAATACTTCCATGTCATGCATATTATTTTCTACATTCGTTTCCGTGACTATTCCCCATGTTGCTCTGAGTTCTGGAGTCACACTGATCCTGTATGTCATTAGTATCTTACTATTTGTCATCTATTCGCCTTCGAATCTGCAAAATCAATCGAGAATACCAAGTAAATACTATCCTGCTTTGAAGTGGATATCTGTAGGTATCGTCGTAGCCAGCTTCCTTCCTACAATGGAGGTTGTGACGTTGGCTATTTTCATTCAAGCCCTTTCATTAGTCCGTTTCAATCGAAAAGGAGGTGAGACAAATGCTAAAGGTAATTGCTAA
- a CDS encoding small acid-soluble spore protein P, translated as MSKPKSIPVPNPDTDAQVEQAKNHHSEPQEPLSGSKKTKQQNHSRHNNGEG; from the coding sequence ATGAGTAAGCCCAAAAGTATTCCAGTCCCTAATCCGGATACTGATGCACAAGTGGAACAAGCAAAAAATCACCATTCCGAGCCTCAAGAGCCGTTATCAGGCTCGAAAAAAACGAAGCAGCAGAACCATTCCCGCCATAACAACGGGGAAGGCTAA